TCCTCCGCAGATCATCCCGAAGGATGAGAAGCTCTCCAGTCCCACCTTCCCTTTCATCGGCTCATGGGAAATGCGCCGGGACATCACTTACGCCTACATCGCGCGCCTCCGCGAGCATTGTGAGGAATCCGGGATCCCCTTCCTGTCGATCGCCGGGATGTATCATCCGCCGCAGGAGAAAGCCGACCGCGCCCTCTTCCATGATGGCACCCACCTTTCCCAGCGCCTGATGCCGCTTGCCTTGTCCGAGCTCCAGAAAGCGGGCGTCCTGCAGATCCCATGAGGATCCGAAGTCGAGTTCCGACCCATCCGACATTCCTCATGAAAGCTCTGGCGGACGCAGCCATCGAATCGATCCTCTATCTCAGCCTCGCTCCTGATGAGGACGAGCGTGCGGATGCCGATGGGGAGATCCTTGAATCCCTGGTGGCCACCCTTCAATCGAGCTCCCCGGAGGAACTCGACGAGCTTCGTGCCGCGCTCGAACGCTCCCGCGTTGCCGCGAGAGCGGCCAACAGGCTGACACCGGAGCTTCTGGAAAGCTTCCGCGTGATTGAGACGGACATCTTTGGCGATCCTGACTAAGGACAGCCTCGCCCGACGGATCGGATGCTTTTCAATTCCTACACCTTCCTGCTGGTCTTCCTGCCGATCACCCTGATCGGCTTTCTGGCCTTGCGAAAGGCACCCTTCCGGCTCGGGCTCGGCTGGCTGGTGGTGATGTCGCTGGTCTACTACGGCGTCTGGAATCCGAATCCCGAGGAACCGTGGAGCCCGAAGTATCTCGGCCTCATCCTCGGGTCCTGCGCGGCGAACTACTTTCTCGGGCGCTCGCTCTCGCGCCTGAAGTTCACCGGCCAGGGCAAGCTGCTGCTGGCCCTCTCCATCGCGGCGAATCTCATCCTGCTCGGCTACTACAAGTACGCAGGCTTCCTCGCGGGCATCGCCACCGATCTAACAGGTTGGCCCGGGGATCTGGCGAAGATCACGCTGCCGCTGGCCATCTCCTTCTTCACCTTCCTGCAGATCGCCTACCTCGTCGATGCATGGAAGGGCCTCACCGAGGAGTATCACTTCACGGACTACCTGCTCTTCGTGACCTTCTTCCCGCACCTCATCGCGGGCCCGCTGATCCATCACCGGGAAATGATGCCGCAGTTCGCGAAGAAGAACCATGGCTGGCACCGGGACTTCCCGGTCGGCATGGAGATCTTCATCGCCGGGATGTTCAAGAAGGTGGTCATCGCGGATAACCTCGCCCCCATCGCGAATCCGGTCTTCGCCCTGGTCGCGGGGGATGGGCGCATGCCGACCATGGCGGAAGCATGGATCGGGGCGCTGGCATACACGCTCCAGCTTTACTTCGATTTCTCCGGTTACTCGGACATGGCCATCGGCTCGGCCCGCATGTTCGGCATCCGCTTCCCGCTGAATTTCCACTCGCCCTACAAGGCGGTCTCGGTGATCGAGTTCTGGCGGCGCTGGCACATGACCCTTTCGCGCTTCCTCCGGGAATATCTCTATATCCCGCTTGGCGGCAATCGGAAGGGGCCCTCGCGCCGCTATGTGAATCTCTTCCTCACCATGCTGCTCGGCGGTCTCTGGCATGGTGCGGGCTGGACCTTTATCATGTGGGGTGCCCTGCACGGGACCTATCTTTGTGTGAATCACGCTTGGGCGGGATTTCGGAAGCGCACCGGTCGCGCGCCCCTGCCGGCGCCGCTGGCAGTGCTGCTGACCTTCGTGGCCGTGGTGATCGGCTGGGTCTTCTTCCGGGCCCATAATTTCGAAGGTGCGGGCCGCATGCTTGCCTCGATGTTCGGGATGAATGGATTCGGCGGCTTGCCGGACAAGGCGACCCGGGTGGTGGCCAGCGTCTCGAGCGTCCACGTCGCGCTGGCACTCATCGCCTGCTGGATTTTCCCGAATACCCAGCAGATTTTCGCCCGCTACAAGCCCGCCCTGCGTGTGCCCGGTGCGCCTTATCCGGAACGCACCCGCTACCGCTGGTACCAGTGGCGCCCCACCCCGCTCTTCGCCCTGCTCACCATCGTCTTCATCGTGGTGATCGGCATGCAGTTCGACAAGGTGAGCGAGTTCATCTACTTCCAGTTCTAACCCATTCGCCGTGCGACAGCTCCGCCGCTACCAGTGCTTCTTCCTCGTCCTCATGGTGGCCGTGGCAGGGCTCGCATTGGGTTTCAATTCATGGGCGAATCCATGGCGCGTGATCCCCTCGCCATTGAGCTCTCAGAAGATGGAGCCCTACCGCGCGATCGAGCAAAACTGGAACCGCACCTGCAAGGCGGGCCTCGCCAGTTCCTCGGCATGGGATGCCGGGCTCTTCGGTTCTTCCCGCGTCGATATCGGCCTGAATCCGAAGCACCCTGCCTTCGATGGGATGAAGTGCGGGAACTTCGGCCTGAATGCCGGCCTGCTGGCGGAGAACGAGGCAATGTGCCGCTACTTCCTCGATCACCAGAATCCGAAGCTGATCGTCCTCGCGATCGATGCCACGGACCTCACCACGCCGGTGGCGAAGAAGAAGCAGGCAGATTTCGATATCTCGCCCTTGGCCGGTGGCCCGGCGACCTTGGAGCAGCGCCTGCGGGACCACGCGGGTATTTCCACTCTTTCCTCATCGCTCGCCGCCACCAGCCGGATGCTGCGCGGCACCCTGGCCGAGCACACGCCGGAGGGATTCCGCCGGGAACCGGAATATCCGGATGGCCAGTTGCTCTACTTCTCCACCATCTATCGAATGGCGAAGCAGCACACCGCCCAGGGGAAGGTGGACGCGGAAAAGATCGCCATGCTTGAAGAGATTGTCGCCCGTTGCCGTCAGAAGGGCGTGCGTCTGGTCATCTTCTTCACCCCGAACCACGGGCTCTTCCAATTGGCCTTCCGCGAACTCGGCGATCCCGACCCCTATTTCCTCGAAGACCGCCGCGCCCTGGCGGATCTGGCGGCCCGCGCAAACGCCGCGGATCCCGCCGCACCACCCGTGGAAGTGTGGGATTTCCTCGATGGACATCCCCTCAACACCCCTCCGATGCCCCCGGCCGGACAGAAAAAAGGCCACCCCGCCGGTTGGGTGGATCTCTTTCACG
This portion of the Luteolibacter luteus genome encodes:
- a CDS encoding MBOAT family O-acyltransferase translates to MLFNSYTFLLVFLPITLIGFLALRKAPFRLGLGWLVVMSLVYYGVWNPNPEEPWSPKYLGLILGSCAANYFLGRSLSRLKFTGQGKLLLALSIAANLILLGYYKYAGFLAGIATDLTGWPGDLAKITLPLAISFFTFLQIAYLVDAWKGLTEEYHFTDYLLFVTFFPHLIAGPLIHHREMMPQFAKKNHGWHRDFPVGMEIFIAGMFKKVVIADNLAPIANPVFALVAGDGRMPTMAEAWIGALAYTLQLYFDFSGYSDMAIGSARMFGIRFPLNFHSPYKAVSVIEFWRRWHMTLSRFLREYLYIPLGGNRKGPSRRYVNLFLTMLLGGLWHGAGWTFIMWGALHGTYLCVNHAWAGFRKRTGRAPLPAPLAVLLTFVAVVIGWVFFRAHNFEGAGRMLASMFGMNGFGGLPDKATRVVASVSSVHVALALIACWIFPNTQQIFARYKPALRVPGAPYPERTRYRWYQWRPTPLFALLTIVFIVVIGMQFDKVSEFIYFQF